In Etheostoma cragini isolate CJK2018 chromosome 15, CSU_Ecrag_1.0, whole genome shotgun sequence, the DNA window GCAGAACTAAAGGCACAATACATGATTCCATTGTATTTCATTAGTGAAATTTGGCAGCTTTACACTGATTGAGAGCTCATATTGTAAGTCATTTGTCCCACTTTGAGGTAGTGTGTAATATGTTTCCCTGACGCACATTGTGTTTGCTCTCAGGTTTGAGCTGCTGTTTGCTGAGCTGGAGATGAACAGGGAGGAGCTGGGCATCGCCAGCTACGGAGCTTCAGTAACAACTATGGAAGAGGTTTTCCTCAGGTGGGAGAAATATGACATTGGTGAATGTATCTTTGTAATATTCCATATCAGCAGAATCTTAAGCAAAAGGAAGTGGGTTTTACACAGTAGAGGTCTTCACGGGTCCAAAATTTTGTACCcggggtgcccagatagctcagttggtagagcgggcggccacatttagaggtttactcctcgattcAGTGGGCCCAGGTtagactctgacctgcggccctttgctgcatgtcattccccctctctctctcccccttttcatgtcttcagctgtcctgtcaaaaataaaggctgaaaatgcccataaaataatttttaaaaaattaaaaaatgttgaaccaAAACTCAAAGACCCGGAGATTCTACCCAAAACCAAACCAGACCGGTTTATTATTGAAGGCTGGGACCCGGACCCATGCAGAACCGAGAAATGTTGGACCCAAACTTGTCCAGACCTGTTAAGattattgttaatttaaaaattgtcaAAACTAAACTTTGAGTTCTTATTAACGCAATGCTGGTAGCCTTCTCCCCTGGGCCTTGCCATTACACATATCGTAATCCATCCTTCCCAAGAAATTAGCTCAAATACACCCAGGTCCTCTCTTGCTGATTGAAACAGGCTAATTTACATGTTATTTAGTCTTTAAAGTCCTCTTGCTGTCAAGGTGAAGTATGGCAAATGTCTCAATTGAACAATTTTTTTAGTATAATAGTATATATtaatcaatattaaaataataattgccCATCGCCACAGCTGCCAGTCATGATCACTGCTGTATGATCACAGGCAGATCTTCTCGGATCTCCTTGGGTATATTATACAtaatgttaaacatgttaaaCCTGGGACCCGCCGTAATATAACAGGACCTGACCTGGACCCGATAGATATATAAACCATGAATCCAAACCCGTACGGGTCCTGGCTTGTACCCATGTAGACCTCtaccatttaaatattaattaatttattaatttatatgtatataattttttttaagattattttttgggcattttaggcctttaattacACTGGACAAAttaagatatgaaaggggagagagaatgggaatgacatgcagcaaagggccgcaggtcagagttgagTAGTAAACCTcctgtatatgtgcgcctgctctaccaactgagctcaCCTGGCCACACGCACTTGTCATTATTTACAAGTCATACCTAGAGTACATCAGTGTGTTGTGGCCATAAACACTATCAAACATGATACCAAGAAAAGCTGCTGTTTGAACCTTTGGTTGTTTAGCTCCCTTCTGGCGTTAAGTTTTTTGCAGCCAAGTGAAGTTGGTCAGTTAGATAGTAACACTGCTaccattaataaaaactaaaaaacaaattcttattCAAAACTGTATGATGATCTTTTCTAATGATCTTTATTTTGCCGGTTTTCAGTAAGTTAGTTGATAACCACAGACCGATTTGTGTGTTCAGGGTCGGAAAGTTGGTGGATTCAAGTTTGGACATCCAGGCAATCCAGCTTCCAGCCCTGCAGTATCAACATGAGAGACGCTCCCATGACTGGACCACAGACGacgccagcagcagcagcggcatgACCGATGTCACTGACTTCACAGACAGCGGCACGCTCATTTCAGAGGACTGCTCCAACATCAAGCTAAACACTGGGGTGaaataagagaaagaaagctGATGCttattttctgcatgtcattcatTTTGAGTCATTAATATCATTCAttaatttttaacatttctgttccccttttctctcccatCAGGCCAGGCTACACCTACAACAGTTTTATGCCATGTTCCTGAAGAGGGCCCTGTACAGCTGGAGAAACTGGAAGGTGATGGTGGCTCAGTTCCTGGTCCCTttggttttcactgttttggCTTTAGTTGTGGCACGCACCATTCCCAATCACCAGGATGCTCCTCAGCTGAGGCTGGCACTCAGCCGCTATGGTTCCACCAGGGTCCCTGTGGCTCTGCCGCCTGCCGTAGGTCCCCTGGCCTCTGCCCTGGCAAATACATACAGTTCACAGCTCTCTGCCCAGCTTGGCCAGCTTATCAATATCACAGGTAAGCAttgtgagagagacagggacTTGGTTTGACTGCTTAGCTGAATATTTACCGACCAAATGcccctttttctccctctctccatcatCAGACTTCACTGATTTCATCCTGACCCAGGCAGAGGAAGAAGGCGGCAGCTTTAATGAGCGCTGTGTGGTGGGTGCTGCTTTCCGCGGCAGCAGCAGCCGATTTGCAGAAGCAACAGCATACTTCAATAACGAGGGCTACCATACACCCGCCACATCCCTAATGTTGATGGACAACGCTTTGTTCAAACTTCTAGCAGGTCCGAATGCATCCATCCAGACGGGCAATTACCCCATGCCACGCAACCTGTCTGAGATCGCCCACAGCCAGCTCAACGAGTgagtggagtggagtggaggaaaagagagaagttttctaaaataaactaaaatgactAAATTTGTTTTGGCACGCACAGTTTTTTTATACTTGCTATAGTAAAGAGCTAACCgtaaaatacaagtataaatCCAACCGTTCTGAAACTCCAGAAAAGAGTTTTTAATATTGCTTTACACCCCAGATATTTTGTTCAGCCATCACACTGGAAAAAAGACCATCTTATTGATTGAGGTCTGTAGAAGTATTGATTTGAAATGATAAATTACTCAGGAATCTTGTATGCAAGCTGGTGCACCTTTGCACCATTTCTCTTCAATTTCCTCCTGTTCCTCCACCCCTTTTTACCTCCTTTTATTCTTCATTCTTTTCACCAATCTGTAGGGGAAAGACAGGCTTCATCATCGCCATCAACCTGATGTACGGCATGGCCTCCCTGTCTAGCACATTTGCCCTCCTGCTCGTAACAGAGTCCTCTATCAAGTCTAAACATGTGCAGCAGGTCAGCGGTGTCTACCTTTCAAACTTCTGGTTTTCTGCCTTGCTGTGGGACCTGGTCAATTTCCTGCTGCCCTGTCTCCTCATGCTGGTCAGTATGATTTCTGAAAACTTGTTGGGATAAAGGCACTGAGACTGACAAGTTATTCTAAACAGAGTTGTTCAGGTGGAGAGAGTAGGCTACAGTATGCATAACATTCATGTATACATTGTACAGTCTCATGTATCATTGTTATATGCTCTCAGGTGGTGTTTCAGGCATTTGGAATCAAGGCTTTTGTAGACAACAACCACTTGGTGGATGTGTTGTTGTTACTGCTGCTGTATGGCTGGGCTGTTGTGCCTCTTATGTACCTGCTCAGCTTCTTCTTTTCCACTGCCGCTACTGCCTACACACGCCTCACCATCTTCAACATGATCTCTGGCACGGCCACCTTTCTGACTGTCACCATCATGACCATCCCAGGTGAGAGGAGGAGACCTGGGCTTCTAGCAATGGAAGACAtttaagttaataaaaaatattgtgtaatGCTCAAGCCAGTATGTTTGGGTTCGGCTGAATACATCTTGAGTACAGTGTGTATATGGCACTAAGGGAAAAAAGCCAACCCCTTCACAGATTTGGGTTCACTTCCCAGTGCGGAGCAACTCCTACTGGTTGATTAGGTTGCATGTATGTAGAGGAGCAGGATTTTGAGATGATCATGAGGTCACAAGTGGCTAATCAAATGCTTTATAGCCTTGATAACCACAAAAACCAGGAGAAAATGGGGGAAAAgaatctattttaaaaaaaaattagaaaagaatGTTTTCTTATCATTTCTGTTGATGGTCTCCTTATGAATTCTTTCTCCAGAGTTGAATCTGAAGGACCTGTCGCACTTGCTGGATAAAGTGTTCCTGATCTTTCCAAACTATTGTCTGGGCATGTCCTTCAGCCAGTTCTACCAGAACTACGAATTCATCTCGTTTTGCACTTCCAGTCCAATCAGCGAGACCGTGTGCAACTACTTAAGTaagttcaatcaggagagacttagTTGAAAggtgcaaaataaatgtattcatcaCAACGCACAATATTATAATGTTCAGAATTGGCGATTAGACTACATCACTATGTAAATCATTTTATAAGGGGTAGAGAAGCCATGAGTAGGCATATCCCCTGATGAAGTCCAGACCCTGTTGGTGATAAATGATCTTCAGGCTCCTTTACCACCACCAGGGTCTGGACTCCAACCCTGGTGGTGGTAAAGGAGCCTGAAGATTGGATGAAAGTCTTCTGGAGAAGGGTTGCACtatttgcctgaaatgacaactgacagcatCAGAGAGAAGATAAGATCTAAAGCGGGGATGCAATGATGTGATTGGCTcgtggaattcatggtcaatttTGGTTGGTTTAACTAAAGAGCGAATGCCCCGAATCAGCTTATTAGTTTAAGAAAGAGGTGAATGAAAGCTTAAAAGTCTTCCTAAAAGAATTAACGCTGAGCTTCATTTCTCTCATAATGCAGCCTCAGAGTATGAAGagctcttttattttctccaaagAGGTGGTGtaagattttagttttaaaaccATGAAGATGCAGTCTAGGACCTGGATAAAATATGTGATCTAGAAGATATAGTTAAAACAATGAGTTGGTGGCAgtattacacacatatattgGGATGATGGGGTTGTTTCATACTTCTGTAGggaaagcaaagagaaaaaattGTGCATTACGCATCCAAAtcaatttaaattgtattttcataaTCCAGTTTTCAGTCATTAAATAAACCCTAATAATGGAATGATCACATAGCTTCTGTAAACCCTGCATATTTCTACCCTTAACTTACTTGATCTAACTCAAGGTTTTTCTTGTTCTAGACATCACGTACCAGAAAAACTACTTTTCGATGTCGGAGCCTGGTGTGGGACGCTTCCTCGTGGCCTTCTCCTTGCAGGGTGTTGTCtttattattttgctgtttgtcATCGAGCTGCAGTGTGTCCGCACTCTCCGGCGATTCCTTACCTCTCTGGGCAGAAGACGGAAACAGGTAGCTGTGAACAAGGCAgggtttgtctttttctgtgttttttgtatggGTTTTGTTTGGGAGAATGGAAACTTTCCAGTTGAATCAGAAATCTCCTAGCAGCCACAGTTGGCACTGCACAGAGGTCTCGCTAAGAAACTATTTTCAAAGGGTGGTTAAATATATTCAAACTGAAGCCTAAAAAAAGAGATATCTCTAAAGACAACTAGAGTAGTGGTTGTAGATCCACGAAGTGAATGGCAGATTGGATTCAAACACTGGGAGTAGACAGCATGTAAACAATTTATGAAAGGGATCATCCCACTTAGAAACACTAGTGTGGTTCATATTTGGTTTAATGGCAGTTGGCAACATTTGACTCTTATAAAAGAGGCACTTTGTGGTCAGTTAGCATTTTGATTTGCAGCATGAGACTAATACAGAACATCAAAGAAGCAAAGTTACCTGCCCTCTAATGGCGTTCTTCCATTAACGGTACCTGCCCTCCTCAACTCGACTGGACTCgaccgcggtgccccgtcctcctttgtccattgcagattagtactgTCTTAGCGTGAGGCAAGCCGTGGCTGATCGTCATAGCAGGAAATTGCCGTGACCtaacgtgacacacacacacagaacgttaaaggtgtgttgtttttgactcTCGGCATGTGGCTGCCAAGGcagaagacaaattagtttcaaaagaagccggaggcagcaaaaaagaaaacctttggCTAAACTAATTAAAAGTTGACCATCCcccgtctgttgctagcaatgatgacacaGTAAATAGGGATTATTCTCTCCGGCCAATTGGTaatctgcaggttttcacgtcatcTTTTGGTATCGCCTTAGCTCGCATGGAACCTTGACTgtggtagtactaaaaaaaaaaatttcgtAATGGGAAACCAAAAAAGTAGAGACGAGTCGAGTAtataccatgcagtggaaaaatcCCATAAGTGCAGCTGCCCCTGTAAATGGTTTTACCATACCAAAGATAATAGTcttgtattaaattaaatagcTTTTTCCAAAATTGATACATTTCAATACTCACTCGTCACGTAATAAAACCAGCCTGCGCCACACTTTATCAGGCAGAAAAGTCAACGAGGTGCTACTACACACTCATAAGATCTATAACCACCTCTGGGTTCATCAGCACATCGATTTTACTGTAAGGAttctttcacatttaacaaCCGCATAGCTCGTCTGAAACTTCTCTAACCCTTTAGTGAGTAATTTATTAATCGATTAGTTAATAAACAGGAAATTAATCTGAAACTATTTTGAGAATTAATaatcttttgactttttaagaAAAAGGGCCAAACATTGTCTTGTTTGAGCTTCTCAGTCAGTTCTTAGAATATTCTTGAATCTCTTTGGGTTTCAGACagttggtcggacaaaacaagcaatttgaagtcTTTGGCAGCcattttttgtcattgcaaTGAATTGGGAAAATTATTGTCAGATAGTTGTTGTCGTTATTTGCAACCCCAAGTGCTTTTATGAAAAGAGTTATAGGTTGAAGATGACAGTTTCCATATGTTATGTAATTTAGCTGAGCTTGCCTAATCTTGTCCATGAAGTATAATTAgatgtatattatttttgtctacccctatgacatactataacataGTACTACttataaagtattttaaaaataactctGGACATGACATCACCTTGTGACATAGGGACACAATGTCTTACTTCTTTGGGttgatatttttgtgtgtgtgtgttagttacCTCTTATAGAGGATACAGCACTGCTTCCAGAGGACAGGGACGTggcagaagagagaaaaagggtcCTGGAGTGCCAGCCAATATTAGAGTCTATGGTTGGCAGCCCCCTCATACTACAGGAGCTCAGCAAGGTACGTAGCACAGGAGTCTTCCTTGTCTGACTGAGACGGACTGCCTTGTGGTCgaaatgtgtgtctctgtgagaTATGACAAGGTGGTACAGACCCACTGTTATCTCTCCTTCTCAGGTGTACAGCAGCGGGGAGAGTCTTCTGGCTGTGGACAGGCTGTCTCTAGCTGTAGGGAAAGGGGAGTGTTTTGGGCTCCTAGGCTTTAATGGAGCAGGCAAGACAACAACCTTTAAGATGCTGACTGGTGATGAGAGCGTTACCTCCGGGGATGCCTACATCGATGGATACAGCATCTTGAGGGACATTAAAAAGGTAAGAGCAGAGGGAGATGGAAGGAAAGGACATTTCTGTTAAAGCAATAGCAAGATAAATGGATGCCACATAGCTTTCAAAAAGCCAAGATTTGAAAGAGGGAATTTATCTCTGGATTGCAGGTGCAGCAGCGCATTGGTTACTGCCCTCAGTTTGATGCCGTGTTGGACCACATGACAGGAAGAGAAACTCTGAGTATGTATGCCAGGCTCAGAGGAATACCAGAGAAGTATGTGTCTGGCTGTGTGGAGAATGTCTTGCGGTCGCTGCTGCTGGAGCCTCATGCCGATAAACTGATCCGCAGCTACAGGTGCGAAGACTGTTCTGAGCcattcctttttatgttttgtccaCAGACTGACCTGaataatgttgtgttttgttgagcAAGTGTTTGTGAATAATATGTCACCATCAACATATGCAGTGGCGGTAACAAGCGGAAGCTGAGTGCAGGCATGGCTCTGATCGGTGGGCCTCCGGTCATCTTTCTGGATGAGCCTTCGACCGGGATGGACCCTGTGGCCAGGAGGCTGCTATGGGATGCTGTAACACGCACACGGGAGTCTGGAAAGGCCATAATCATCACTTCTCATAGGTGAGCTTTATAGTTTGTATTGGGCATCAGCAGTCATACATTTAGCAAAGGTCTGAATTTGGTTATTATTTTTGAAGCAGTGGTCCTTTatacttattatttttattttctgctatTTTATACTGCTGCCTAACTACATTttagagaaaataataattgatgAAACTGTACCTTGATCCTTTATTTGAATAACCAATACCTCAATAAGCAACAATTCCATTATAGTAAAATGTAAGTTCCTCAACGCtgtacaaaatataattttacatacaaaacatgttatgagtgtggccgggttggctcattTGGTAGAGCAAGATGCACAAATACAGGTGCATtccttgacgcagaggtccagggtttgagtccaaacTTTTGACAATTTCctgtctttcccctctctctcctctttctcaccCTGCTGTTCTatccattaaaggtggaaatgccaaaaaaaaacatattataagTGTAACACAATATGATGCATTATAATAGATTAAACTTCTTTTTAGTAGTTTTGCTACCCAATTCTTCtataatgttttaaattttagaCTTTTCCTTGTAACATggtatttttacaatgtggtgCTATTAATGGAAAAGCTCTGGATGCATCTTCAAATAAGTTTTACTGCTACATTTTGATACTTGAAAAGCAGAAGACATAAGAATGCTTACACCTCTGACCTGTCTCCCTGATATGTTCCTTCCCCAGTATGGAGGAGTGTGAGGCCCTGTGTACCAGGCTGGCAGTGATGGTCAACGGTCAGTTCAAGTGCCTCGGGAGTCCCCAACACCTGAAGAGCAAGTTTGGCAGTGGCTACACCCTGCtggcaaaaatacacacagaggcTGAGTTGGAAGACACTGAACTGCAGCTTTTTAAAGACTTCATCGAAAGTACCTTCCCAGGTCAGAGGCGTACAATtaacatttacaataataactattactattactagaactacaaaatatttatttcactCATAGTAAACTAAAACTGTATTTGCTAAAACAGtaactaaaaaaataaccaaGTAACCAACTGTGTTTTAACATTAGATTAAAACGTGCTattatatctgcatttatagTTATCATTCTACATTTGAATGGCAAGACAACCTTTTCAAAATAGATTAAACAGTTGAGGGTGTTTGGCCGTTAACGGAATTTGAAACAAAGCAAATCTAACcatgtgtgttttctccccTCACAGGAAGTCAACTAAAGGATGAGCACCAGGGAATGGTGCACTATCATTTGACTGACAAAACACTTACCTGGGCACAGGTGACTGGCttatacagacatacagtagtCTCTCTTCACTTGGGCTGTGTTTGCGCCacctctagtggacagaattGTACAGGGTGACACTTAAATAACAAAGCTGCAATTTTATAGCTTCAAAGAAATGTTCGACCACAGAAGtttgcaaaaaatgaaaatgtaaagtaatgGTAAAACAACGCTAATAACCTAACcttgaaaaaattaaatgtaaaaaagatgcaaataggtgtgtgtgtgtgtgtgtgtgtgtgtgtgtgtgtgtgtgtgtgtgtgtgtgtgtgtgtgtgtgtgtgtgtgtgtgtgtgtgtgtgtgtgtgtgtgtgtgtgtgtgtgtgtgtgtgtgtgtgtgtgtgtgtgtgtgtgtgtgtgtgtgtgtgtgtgtgtgtgtgtgtgtgtgtgtgtgtgtgtgtgtgtgtgtgtgtgtgtgaccgtgACCGTGACCGTGACCGAATAGGCAGAAATAAcgtgtatttatttgtattttaaatttttaaaagatgcagACTGTAGCTTTAAATTTTGATCGTGGCTCAAAGTCTTTGATAATACCAGAGATGCATTTATATCACACCTCTCCATGTTGTCTCCCTCTCTATTCTCTACTCCCACCTAGGTGTTTGGCACTTTGGAGGCAGCCAAAGAGAAATACCAGATTGAAGACTACTGTGTGAGCCAGATATCACTGGAGCAGGTGTTTCTTAGCTTTGCCCAGTTCCAGCACTGCAAGGAGAGTAGGAGAAAGTAAGTGAT includes these proteins:
- the abca3b gene encoding ATP-binding cassette sub-family A member 3: MAIARQFGLLVWKNYLQQKRQILVTLVEILLPLLFSGILIVLRQKVPFKDYPNATIYESYAVDMLPGRLSHRLQLAYVPGNSSVVRQVAQDVRESLALSSVRGFETEELFEDYVRNDPLSGKLLAAVVFEHPFTHDDEPLPLKVSYHLRFSFTPRNAPPKERSELNPNSDLDWHTLSLYPLFQLPGPREQYDKEGGTPGYFREGFLAVQHAVDLAIMRSYNRTSAASLLGHIRVVLSRFPYPAFIYDVFILAIQNQLPLLLVLSFTYTSLNIVRSVVQEKERKLKEYMRMMGLSNWLHWSAWFLMFFLFLSISIFFVTLLLCIQVSPNGAVLTYSDPTLVFVFLLVFTVATINFSFMISAFFSQANVAAAAGGFIYFLSYLPYLFLWPRYDLLSHAQKVSACLISNVAMAMGAQLIGMFEGKGMGIQWSNLFDSVTVDDDFSLAQVLGLLLFDSVLYGLVAWYMEAVFPGEYGVPLPSYFFVLPSYWCSSPRMALVNEKEEEEDAEKALKGEFIEEEPAGLVSGVKIKHLAKEFKVGNKTRQAVRDLTMNMFEGQITVLLGHNGAGKTTTLSMLTGLFPPTSGRAYINGYDICQDMALIRRSLGLCPQHDVLFDNLTVREHLLFYAQLKGFSKEKIPDEVDRTIRILNLEDKRQARSKTLSGGMKRKLSIGIALIGDSKVVMLDEPTSGMDPSARRATWDLLQGEKRDRTILLTTHFMDEADLLGDRIAIMAGGELQCSGSPLFLKNKYGAGYHMVIVKDALCNVSEITRLVHMYVPNATLESSAGAELAYILPKESTSRFELLFAELEMNREELGIASYGASVTTMEEVFLRVGKLVDSSLDIQAIQLPALQYQHERRSHDWTTDDASSSSGMTDVTDFTDSGTLISEDCSNIKLNTGARLHLQQFYAMFLKRALYSWRNWKVMVAQFLVPLVFTVLALVVARTIPNHQDAPQLRLALSRYGSTRVPVALPPAVGPLASALANTYSSQLSAQLGQLINITDFTDFILTQAEEEGGSFNERCVVGAAFRGSSSRFAEATAYFNNEGYHTPATSLMLMDNALFKLLAGPNASIQTGNYPMPRNLSEIAHSQLNEGKTGFIIAINLMYGMASLSSTFALLLVTESSIKSKHVQQVSGVYLSNFWFSALLWDLVNFLLPCLLMLVVFQAFGIKAFVDNNHLVDVLLLLLLYGWAVVPLMYLLSFFFSTAATAYTRLTIFNMISGTATFLTVTIMTIPELNLKDLSHLLDKVFLIFPNYCLGMSFSQFYQNYEFISFCTSSPISETVCNYLNITYQKNYFSMSEPGVGRFLVAFSLQGVVFIILLFVIELQCVRTLRRFLTSLGRRRKQLPLIEDTALLPEDRDVAEERKRVLECQPILESMVGSPLILQELSKVYSSGESLLAVDRLSLAVGKGECFGLLGFNGAGKTTTFKMLTGDESVTSGDAYIDGYSILRDIKKVQQRIGYCPQFDAVLDHMTGRETLSMYARLRGIPEKYVSGCVENVLRSLLLEPHADKLIRSYSGGNKRKLSAGMALIGGPPVIFLDEPSTGMDPVARRLLWDAVTRTRESGKAIIITSHSMEECEALCTRLAVMVNGQFKCLGSPQHLKSKFGSGYTLLAKIHTEAELEDTELQLFKDFIESTFPGSQLKDEHQGMVHYHLTDKTLTWAQVFGTLEAAKEKYQIEDYCVSQISLEQVFLSFAQFQHCKESRRK